Proteins from one Robertmurraya sp. FSL R5-0851 genomic window:
- a CDS encoding DUF2726 domain-containing protein, translating into MEFKGKVIMLLKDRYGCIHLQKKKSKGTNSLETYTEYLASISESDYFKLIKSYVINSESSNYVWSSSVWRTNLNKEVSAYHQKYLKFLEDNRKDIMFIGPYKSKKTKGLHLCSRGHEWMVKPLDVTNGATCPKCKGKNTESKKAKFITDLLENNNIEFIKEVSLKRFGYENELRLDFVICNNNFPLFAIEFNGVQHYRTIRNKFFGGRDGAKQRRIRDRKKRRFCWEIGLPVIDIPYDENEEQIEDTVSYFLHLFELVIREEKLYD; encoded by the coding sequence ATGGAGTTTAAAGGGAAAGTTATTATGCTCTTAAAAGATAGGTATGGTTGTATTCATCTACAGAAAAAGAAATCTAAAGGAACAAACAGTTTAGAAACTTATACAGAATACCTGGCTTCTATATCAGAAAGTGATTATTTTAAACTAATAAAATCATATGTAATAAATAGTGAATCAAGTAATTACGTTTGGAGCTCCAGTGTTTGGAGAACGAATTTAAATAAAGAAGTTTCTGCTTATCATCAAAAATATCTAAAATTCCTAGAAGATAACAGAAAAGATATAATGTTTATAGGTCCATATAAATCAAAGAAAACCAAAGGTTTACATCTATGTAGCAGAGGTCATGAATGGATGGTCAAGCCTCTAGATGTAACAAACGGTGCGACTTGTCCTAAGTGTAAAGGAAAAAACACAGAATCGAAAAAAGCAAAATTCATCACCGATTTGCTAGAAAATAATAACATTGAATTTATAAAAGAAGTTTCTCTTAAACGTTTTGGTTATGAAAATGAACTGCGTTTAGATTTTGTTATATGTAATAATAATTTTCCTCTGTTTGCAATTGAATTTAACGGGGTCCAACATTATAGGACTATCAGAAATAAATTCTTTGGTGGAAGGGATGGTGCCAAACAAAGAAGGATACGTGATAGAAAAAAACGGCGCTTTTGCTGGGAAATTGGGTTGCCTGTAATAGACATTCCTTACGATGAAAATGAAGAACAAATTGAGGACACCGTTTCTTACTTTTTACACTTATTTGAGTTGGTTATTAGAGAGGAGAAATTGTATGACTGA
- a CDS encoding IS3 family transposase, with protein sequence MQKGYSISKVLKIIGIPRSTYYYQKNYRVEEKKVSEGRPAPGYSIQEDGQKISDEQIKEFLLEEIAGDCYNYGYRKLTKVLRRKYKLKINKKKVYRICKELGILRPQRQKKVSYPRKLARNRIITRSNQLWEADIKYGFIEGEDRFFFVMSIIDVYDRGIITYHMGLSCTGDDVKQTLKRALLKRQQYDELEKPVIRTDNGPQFISHTFEKFCEDSKIEHERIPPRTPNMNAHIESFHRIFEDDCLSRWQFETYTEAYQEVMNFMEFYNERRMHSSILDLSPKEFYQKQDSLVIKEVRV encoded by the coding sequence ATTCAAAAAGGCTACTCGATTTCAAAGGTGCTTAAAATCATAGGTATTCCTCGATCCACATACTACTATCAAAAGAATTATCGTGTTGAGGAGAAAAAAGTAAGTGAGGGACGTCCAGCACCAGGTTATTCGATCCAAGAGGACGGTCAAAAGATATCAGACGAACAGATTAAAGAATTTCTACTAGAAGAGATTGCCGGTGATTGCTATAACTATGGTTATCGCAAACTCACTAAGGTCTTAAGGCGAAAATACAAACTTAAAATTAACAAGAAAAAAGTATACCGGATTTGTAAAGAATTGGGCATCTTACGCCCACAGCGCCAAAAGAAAGTCTCATACCCTAGGAAACTAGCAAGAAATCGCATTATTACAAGATCTAATCAGCTATGGGAAGCTGACATTAAATATGGCTTTATCGAAGGTGAGGATCGCTTTTTCTTTGTCATGTCCATCATCGATGTTTATGACAGGGGCATCATTACCTATCATATGGGATTAAGCTGCACTGGAGATGATGTCAAACAGACACTGAAAAGGGCATTATTAAAACGCCAACAATATGACGAATTGGAAAAACCTGTAATCCGAACAGACAATGGACCGCAGTTTATTTCCCATACTTTTGAAAAGTTTTGTGAAGATTCCAAAATTGAGCACGAAAGAATTCCACCAAGAACACCAAATATGAATGCTCATATTGAGTCTTTCCATCGCATTTTTGAGGACGATTGCCTATCCAGATGGCAGTTTGAAACCTACACAGAAGCATATCAAGAAGTCATGAATTTTATGGAGTTCTACAACGAGAGACGTATGCATTCTAGTATACTAGATTTGTCACCAAAGGAATTCTATCAAAAACAAGATTCATTGGTGATCAAGGAGGTTCGGGTGTAA
- a CDS encoding transposase: MKRIKHSKEFKLQVIKEAQDTGKNTLVARRYDLNPNMVSRWVREYKDGKFGEVDVAVLPDIDSKELSKENEKLKMLLGEKDLEIAILRDLIKKKNPHLLKSMK, from the coding sequence ATGAAACGAATAAAACATTCTAAAGAATTTAAATTACAAGTCATCAAGGAAGCCCAAGACACAGGGAAGAATACCCTTGTAGCTCGCCGGTATGATCTGAATCCCAATATGGTTAGTCGCTGGGTTCGTGAATACAAAGATGGTAAATTTGGTGAAGTAGATGTGGCTGTGCTGCCAGATATAGACTCCAAAGAATTATCCAAAGAAAATGAAAAACTTAAAATGTTATTAGGTGAAAAAGACCTTGAAATAGCGATCCTGAGGGATCTTATAAAAAAGAAAAACCCTCACTTGCTGAAAAGCATGAAGTAG
- a CDS encoding DUF2187 family protein, giving the protein MAKIIKAKVGDIILFNRKEGTHEGKVTKVQDNSVLVQIDDYSKFVLGYENNNTVVNHKNYTIIEQGKTAHAR; this is encoded by the coding sequence ATGGCAAAGATTATTAAAGCAAAAGTAGGAGACATTATCCTTTTCAATCGGAAAGAAGGAACCCATGAAGGGAAGGTTACGAAGGTACAAGACAACAGCGTCTTGGTTCAAATCGATGACTATTCGAAATTCGTTTTAGGTTATGAGAACAACAATACAGTTGTTAATCACAAAAACTACACCATCATAGAACAAGGTAAAACAGCTCATGCTAGATAA
- a CDS encoding helix-turn-helix domain-containing protein gives MRIGDIIREARKQKNLTLRELELLSGVSHSQISKIERFVDNPTKETVYKLVEALEIENELIDTSEHKKIDTKDLIRYQVLTRDNFTCQLCGNIAPETKVVVAKIVPSELEDEQDQNNLITLCSHCNNGRTMQIEQEGIDNDILYKNHESKNQTP, from the coding sequence ATGAGAATCGGAGATATAATTAGAGAGGCAAGAAAGCAAAAGAATTTAACGCTTAGAGAATTAGAATTGTTAAGCGGGGTTAGCCACTCTCAAATTTCTAAGATAGAACGTTTTGTGGACAACCCAACTAAGGAAACAGTTTATAAGTTAGTGGAAGCACTTGAGATAGAAAATGAACTAATTGATACCAGTGAACATAAAAAGATTGATACGAAAGATTTAATCAGGTATCAAGTATTAACGCGTGATAATTTTACTTGTCAGTTATGCGGAAACATTGCACCTGAAACTAAGGTAGTCGTAGCAAAAATTGTGCCGAGTGAATTAGAAGATGAACAAGATCAAAACAATTTAATTACCTTATGTTCTCACTGTAATAATGGAAGGACAATGCAAATTGAACAAGAGGGAATTGATAATGATATCTTGTATAAGAACCATGAAAGCAAAAACCAAACACCGTAA
- a CDS encoding GIY-YIG nuclease family protein, giving the protein MESITIKWHGPYSLLNLGYKDVAGSIGIYAIYRTYGNKETLLYIGKTERSFSQRLAEHYKDWLYQEKGTITVRLGIVEIPYGSRFSPKRLRDVESLLITWHSPLYNTSSAVYYRGRFNLEINNVGRRGLIEKFVSTEDLVWA; this is encoded by the coding sequence ATGGAATCTATAACAATCAAATGGCATGGTCCCTACTCATTATTAAATCTTGGTTATAAAGATGTTGCTGGTAGCATTGGTATTTATGCCATCTACCGAACCTACGGAAACAAAGAAACTCTTTTGTATATTGGAAAAACAGAAAGAAGCTTCTCCCAACGATTAGCCGAACATTATAAAGATTGGCTTTATCAAGAAAAAGGTACGATTACCGTTAGATTAGGGATCGTAGAAATCCCATATGGAAGCAGGTTCTCTCCTAAGCGATTAAGAGACGTTGAATCCTTATTAATCACGTGGCATTCCCCGCTTTATAATACTAGTTCAGCGGTCTATTATAGAGGCAGATTTAATCTGGAAATTAATAATGTAGGAAGAAGAGGATTAATAGAAAAATTCGTTTCGACTGAAGATCTGGTTTGGGCTTAG
- a CDS encoding AlbA family DNA-binding domain-containing protein, protein MLNKPFSEIGLEDIRTLKADEVEEGKSIDYKRDLNLDSSPQRKEFAADITSFANTSGGDLIIGVTEEQGIISDLVGIEVEDKDRLMQRVENILRDIVEPQITGIAMNFYPLDDKNNFILHIRVPQSYIGPHIVNGEKFYGRNNAGKYPLDFVEIKQRFTLSNHVHEKIKHYHLERIMKIKANEGYWELQDGATLLVNIVPLQSFMESFYVSSLTYQRFRLNTLFGTTNSYEPKIQFDGIAGIYNSSYHHINRQGIIELADRNLLNFEHNPTIFADRIIERILQVIPHAFYNLHELGLHGPYIILTSILDVKEKPLSYHLESFTSIRLRQNDLIFPPITISDPSNLNEYEEMLNELLMNAAGFIIPQPTV, encoded by the coding sequence ATGTTAAATAAACCATTTAGTGAAATAGGTTTAGAAGATATAAGGACTCTTAAAGCTGATGAAGTGGAGGAAGGTAAATCTATAGATTATAAGAGAGATCTTAACCTAGATAGCTCCCCCCAACGAAAAGAATTTGCGGCGGATATTACTAGTTTTGCTAATACTTCAGGTGGGGATTTAATAATTGGTGTTACTGAAGAACAAGGAATTATCTCTGACTTAGTAGGGATAGAGGTAGAAGATAAAGATAGACTCATGCAAAGAGTTGAAAATATTTTACGAGATATTGTTGAACCACAAATTACTGGAATTGCGATGAACTTCTACCCATTAGACGATAAAAATAATTTTATTCTTCATATTCGAGTTCCTCAATCTTATATCGGTCCACATATTGTTAACGGAGAAAAATTCTATGGTAGAAATAATGCTGGGAAATACCCTTTAGATTTTGTTGAGATCAAACAACGGTTTACCTTATCGAATCATGTACATGAAAAGATTAAGCACTATCATTTAGAAAGAATCATGAAAATAAAGGCTAATGAGGGGTATTGGGAACTCCAGGATGGTGCGACATTATTGGTAAACATTGTCCCACTCCAATCATTTATGGAATCCTTTTATGTTTCTTCTTTAACTTATCAAAGGTTCAGGCTAAATACATTGTTCGGAACGACTAATTCCTATGAACCTAAAATTCAATTTGATGGGATTGCTGGAATATACAATAGCAGTTATCATCACATAAATAGGCAGGGCATTATAGAATTAGCGGATAGGAATTTATTAAACTTTGAACACAATCCTACCATTTTTGCTGATAGGATTATAGAACGAATACTACAGGTTATTCCACATGCCTTTTATAACCTACATGAATTAGGACTTCATGGACCATATATTATTTTAACTTCTATACTAGATGTAAAAGAAAAACCATTATCTTATCACCTTGAAAGTTTTACAAGTATAAGGCTACGACAAAATGATTTGATATTTCCTCCAATAACTATTTCTGACCCTTCAAATTTAAACGAATACGAAGAGATGTTAAATGAGTTATTAATGAACGCAGCAGGTTTTATAATACCACAACCTACCGTTTGA
- a CDS encoding HNH endonuclease: MSIIRGLGKFAGKTAGFVVGKPIEAFGKVSGIDLIEDIGKGVQQASEFAGDTVGQVAYGAVNTVTGIIKEDPSQRDKGLGDMGNAVSRTAKGVVETVKHTIHNGSDVVGGVIDGDNDRIKRGAASLVKTVAIGALAVGVVDLVDGADGVVLADSPTDTPIDSDSTPLVDNDTNRLEGNINEDLAGSEHPETGVPFVEKTVTLPDGESVTGVFPIFESNFDVTIDESLYLQSDYVQFSYANVELYEAIQADPSLAEELGLTDTDIQALSNGDTPEGYTWHHNEQPGLLQLVNQEEHANTGHTGGRELWGGGSENR, translated from the coding sequence ATGAGTATAATTAGGGGTTTAGGTAAGTTTGCTGGAAAAACAGCTGGTTTTGTAGTAGGAAAGCCTATTGAGGCCTTTGGTAAGGTATCAGGTATTGATTTAATAGAAGATATCGGAAAAGGAGTGCAGCAAGCTTCTGAATTTGCTGGTGATACCGTTGGACAAGTAGCTTATGGAGCAGTAAATACAGTTACGGGCATCATTAAAGAAGATCCTTCCCAACGAGATAAGGGATTAGGCGACATGGGTAATGCGGTTTCTAGGACAGCTAAAGGAGTAGTTGAGACGGTCAAGCATACCATTCATAACGGTTCAGATGTTGTAGGTGGAGTGATTGATGGAGACAATGATCGAATTAAAAGAGGCGCTGCATCCCTTGTAAAAACTGTTGCTATAGGAGCATTAGCTGTGGGAGTTGTCGATCTAGTTGATGGAGCGGATGGAGTGGTTTTAGCCGATTCTCCAACAGATACACCAATTGATTCAGACTCAACACCATTAGTAGATAATGATACTAACCGATTAGAAGGAAATATTAATGAAGATTTAGCGGGTTCTGAACATCCAGAAACAGGTGTACCTTTTGTTGAAAAAACCGTTACTCTTCCAGATGGAGAAAGCGTAACTGGTGTATTCCCAATATTCGAATCTAATTTTGATGTTACTATTGATGAAAGTCTATACCTTCAGTCAGACTACGTTCAATTTAGCTATGCTAACGTAGAACTCTATGAAGCTATTCAAGCTGATCCTTCCCTTGCAGAAGAGCTAGGACTAACAGACACCGACATACAGGCTCTTAGTAATGGAGACACTCCTGAAGGATATACATGGCATCATAATGAGCAGCCTGGACTTCTTCAACTTGTAAATCAAGAGGAACATGCAAATACCGGACACACAGGCGGGAGGGAGCTTTGGGGTGGAGGTAGTGAAAATAGGTAA